Proteins found in one Enterococcus sp. 9D6_DIV0238 genomic segment:
- a CDS encoding beta strand repeat-containing protein — MEAKKSLLVVLSLIFICVSFTDKANAASVTDTSISGELAGMNTSKLIIVPAPNGGAAKEYDSNAVGLKAALYDLYQFGNNQDFAMYVGTNITTMNGADAKNLSGTPSAANMTFSTLEGKVKTLVITSTTADTINNNTSLPTGTKYLTFASNAYMGSNVIFRNVDYRGTNLYMNGHDLNLNGGSYGNGLSIYGGSDTSDISGSPTITVNSTGSGVWNFYGGNSTGGTLTGNPSLVFNNSSAAVNTISGGAKVGTVAGNVNVRINDLGGRLTSYFGGGEGTAVNKANVKGNVTNEINVTNSATKMVLSPMIYGGVSFGDISGTITNTLTGYGSFYGSATPGGTTTPGYIGGSREGNIGTDRAKNAITTNFDSSKYSSGRLPFAGGNAVSGIIQGNIVNNVRAGSNREGGAISGAYGGGSRAVAELSATLLGTSALKVNAANEAFDALGKDARRELAKSKARFQVYGNIDLNLLGGNVSIDSDDTYTRAAGYGGYIEGDTTVVVGTLNADGSVGGDGMVYSNYTETYNKNNTAYDKTKNTRSFNSGYDIVGGGGSPSHEWSIYIYGRTKTVMNNSIARWTYGGNFSGTVEHPDGYDADTYASEYVMNGGIADTTEGTGYIGQRTYGPSHTQINYGQVDWFTSGAGWGDWKQFGDASVEFVKGIHNGTVGGTYGYDIVNGTHVINGDVSVTILGGDFSGTPSHTGNKNFSAGPSEYGTINGNATLTLDLTTENGKTFVPPPTVKIAAGRHDGSGSNVELGTGNSIVTLNIFTNEESGDVLKGATIYGDGGTASAPSKVGHIKMNIDAPGSTIGTLYATQYSNIASNELLRNVDVNIQRVKSIGGISGGNAGDNINNNVAKNSLTNNKGSNFQIGVPVEGAPSIEFQKEPILVSGIGIINFTSLLVDNGTILTASGTTGNVKNGGGATAANHATLYNDFGDIYLKNNSGLGVAGATNYMSGGKLTIDGESTLESGQGTGIINISDIEFVDSNADRLTWIKNTSTSTNMVASTGTYFGANQAFQVLTINPTIANASKITPFNFKGMEKSTGKTFIGDNDVTGKNNNGYGIMIPGSVIDYTVTDPIVDGRGFIEHNVAEVKKDNQPLTLSVWGTEEKGVKVQKGRLIIPNSTGILPTLTFTPEATSGSWLYNVTAKSSKIGSTDEVIGEQSNSDPAEWSSKDGNYSYDVEVKYSNKVELAARDVILTESEAAKLLAEADVNAYTQVEGRPFLTSTITETTLQELRRPLDEGQYSRTTQINYTAGTAAVNPTNVMNQTVNVIVVKDGSQIAKDRQDAIYAKDVTIRVLDIADVASQSVFESDYSHAFAINSKGVVSTVQSTPNDYFAKLQAVLPEDVPKDISVTYAFDSPSETIIKQITIHVIPSEANLVVTFVDEVGNSLHLPVTFKRNIGSSVDLTKEQQVLDAIADIQSRNYVLETRPDSEVVQVVTGGSEVTYQFKGIIFIASAPDTIEFGTHTVKASKQRINEPESMSGDLAIQDSRATRKPWVLTAKLDTPLNNGKDTIAGALRYVYKGKEIVLNAGAEEVAGHTNADEKPYKVNSTWSASGDGLKLQTDIGAVKSSGDYTASITWELTDAP, encoded by the coding sequence ATGGAAGCAAAAAAATCCTTGTTGGTTGTACTGAGTTTGATTTTTATCTGTGTTAGTTTTACGGATAAAGCCAATGCAGCTTCAGTAACAGATACATCAATATCGGGAGAATTAGCAGGGATGAACACATCGAAGCTAATTATTGTTCCTGCTCCAAACGGTGGTGCGGCTAAAGAGTATGATTCAAATGCTGTGGGCTTAAAGGCTGCACTTTATGACCTTTACCAGTTTGGTAACAACCAAGATTTTGCGATGTATGTAGGAACAAATATAACTACCATGAATGGTGCTGATGCAAAAAATTTGTCTGGAACCCCTAGTGCAGCAAACATGACATTTTCAACTTTGGAAGGCAAAGTAAAAACATTGGTCATTACAAGTACAACCGCAGATACAATCAACAATAATACGAGCTTACCTACTGGAACAAAATATCTGACATTTGCGTCGAATGCTTATATGGGCTCAAATGTAATTTTTCGGAATGTTGATTATCGTGGAACCAATCTTTATATGAATGGTCATGATTTAAACTTAAACGGCGGTTCGTATGGTAATGGTTTAAGTATCTATGGTGGCTCTGATACTTCTGATATTTCTGGTTCTCCGACAATCACTGTAAACTCAACAGGATCAGGAGTTTGGAATTTCTATGGTGGTAATAGTACAGGTGGAACATTGACTGGGAATCCCAGCTTAGTTTTTAATAATAGTTCTGCTGCTGTAAACACAATTTCTGGAGGAGCCAAAGTAGGTACTGTTGCTGGAAACGTCAATGTTAGGATTAACGATCTAGGTGGCCGCTTGACCTCATATTTTGGAGGTGGAGAAGGAACAGCAGTGAATAAAGCCAATGTCAAAGGGAATGTAACCAATGAAATTAATGTAACGAATAGTGCTACAAAAATGGTGCTTTCACCAATGATTTATGGTGGCGTTTCGTTTGGTGATATCTCAGGCACAATCACTAATACATTGACTGGATATGGTTCGTTTTATGGCTCAGCAACACCAGGAGGCACTACAACACCAGGATATATTGGTGGATCACGTGAAGGAAATATTGGAACGGATCGCGCTAAAAATGCAATTACAACTAACTTTGATTCTAGTAAGTATTCTTCAGGTCGATTACCATTCGCTGGTGGAAACGCAGTGTCAGGAATAATTCAAGGGAATATTGTGAATAATGTTAGAGCAGGGTCGAATAGAGAAGGCGGAGCAATCAGTGGGGCCTATGGTGGAGGAAGTCGAGCTGTAGCGGAGCTTTCAGCAACATTATTAGGTACTTCAGCATTAAAAGTAAATGCTGCTAATGAAGCGTTTGATGCATTGGGAAAAGATGCTCGCCGAGAGCTAGCAAAATCTAAGGCACGATTTCAGGTTTATGGAAATATTGATCTGAACTTATTGGGAGGCAATGTTAGTATAGATTCTGACGATACGTATACTCGTGCTGCTGGTTATGGTGGATATATTGAGGGAGATACGACTGTTGTTGTAGGAACCTTGAATGCAGATGGTTCTGTTGGTGGAGATGGAATGGTTTATTCCAACTATACAGAAACGTATAACAAAAATAACACCGCATATGATAAAACCAAGAATACCAGATCCTTTAATTCAGGATACGATATTGTTGGTGGAGGTGGATCACCATCGCATGAATGGTCGATTTATATTTACGGCAGGACTAAAACTGTCATGAACAATTCCATCGCACGCTGGACTTATGGAGGCAACTTCTCTGGAACAGTTGAGCATCCAGACGGTTATGACGCAGACACGTATGCTTCTGAATATGTAATGAATGGTGGTATTGCAGATACCACAGAAGGTACAGGGTATATTGGTCAAAGAACCTATGGACCAAGTCATACTCAAATTAATTACGGTCAAGTCGATTGGTTCACCTCAGGTGCTGGTTGGGGAGATTGGAAGCAATTTGGAGATGCATCTGTAGAATTTGTCAAAGGAATTCATAATGGTACCGTAGGTGGAACTTATGGATATGATATAGTGAATGGAACTCACGTAATCAATGGAGATGTTTCTGTAACTATTTTGGGCGGAGATTTTTCTGGAACGCCTAGCCATACAGGGAATAAGAACTTTTCTGCTGGTCCGTCTGAGTATGGTACGATCAATGGCAATGCAACACTGACTCTTGATCTAACAACGGAGAACGGGAAGACATTTGTTCCACCCCCAACAGTTAAAATTGCAGCTGGGCGACATGATGGCTCTGGTTCCAATGTAGAATTGGGAACAGGAAATAGTATAGTGACGCTGAATATTTTCACTAATGAAGAAAGTGGAGATGTATTAAAAGGTGCAACGATTTATGGAGATGGCGGTACAGCAAGTGCTCCAAGTAAAGTCGGTCATATCAAAATGAATATTGATGCTCCTGGTTCTACTATTGGAACATTGTATGCTACACAATATAGTAATATTGCTTCTAATGAGCTTTTAAGAAATGTAGATGTTAACATTCAGCGGGTTAAATCCATTGGTGGTATTTCCGGTGGGAACGCTGGTGATAACATCAATAATAATGTAGCGAAAAATAGTTTAACAAACAATAAAGGTTCCAATTTTCAAATAGGTGTTCCTGTTGAAGGCGCCCCTTCAATTGAATTCCAAAAAGAGCCGATTTTAGTTAGCGGCATTGGAATTATCAATTTCACTAGTCTGCTAGTCGATAATGGAACGATTTTAACGGCTTCTGGTACAACAGGAAATGTTAAAAATGGTGGAGGTGCAACTGCTGCAAACCATGCAACTTTATACAATGATTTTGGGGATATCTATCTGAAAAATAATTCTGGATTAGGAGTTGCGGGTGCAACAAATTATATGTCCGGCGGTAAATTGACAATTGATGGCGAGAGTACCTTGGAGTCAGGTCAAGGTACTGGGATTATCAATATTAGTGATATTGAGTTTGTTGACAGTAATGCAGACCGTCTGACATGGATCAAAAATACATCAACATCGACAAATATGGTCGCAAGTACTGGAACTTACTTTGGTGCTAACCAAGCGTTTCAAGTATTAACAATCAATCCGACGATTGCAAACGCATCTAAAATCACGCCATTCAATTTTAAAGGAATGGAAAAATCAACTGGAAAAACATTTATTGGTGATAATGATGTGACTGGGAAAAATAACAATGGTTACGGAATCATGATTCCTGGATCTGTTATTGATTATACAGTGACTGACCCAATCGTTGATGGTAGAGGCTTCATTGAACATAATGTTGCTGAAGTCAAAAAAGACAACCAGCCTTTGACCTTAAGCGTTTGGGGAACAGAAGAAAAAGGCGTGAAAGTTCAAAAAGGACGTTTGATCATTCCAAACTCTACAGGAATTTTACCAACCTTGACGTTTACTCCAGAAGCAACATCAGGTTCTTGGCTTTACAATGTAACAGCTAAGTCTTCAAAGATTGGTTCAACAGATGAAGTGATCGGTGAACAGTCCAATTCTGATCCAGCCGAGTGGTCTTCTAAAGATGGCAATTACAGTTATGATGTTGAAGTTAAATATTCTAATAAGGTTGAATTAGCTGCTAGAGATGTAATCCTCACTGAAAGTGAAGCTGCTAAACTATTAGCAGAAGCAGATGTCAATGCGTATACACAAGTTGAAGGACGTCCGTTTTTAACTTCTACGATTACTGAAACAACGCTACAAGAATTGAGAAGGCCTTTAGATGAGGGGCAATATTCTAGAACAACACAAATCAACTATACAGCAGGAACGGCAGCTGTGAATCCAACAAATGTAATGAATCAAACAGTTAATGTGATCGTTGTAAAAGACGGCTCGCAGATTGCCAAAGATCGTCAAGATGCGATTTATGCAAAAGATGTAACGATTCGAGTACTAGATATTGCTGATGTAGCAAGTCAGTCTGTTTTTGAAAGTGACTATAGTCATGCATTTGCGATCAATTCAAAAGGTGTAGTTTCAACAGTTCAGAGTACACCGAATGATTATTTCGCGAAATTACAAGCAGTCCTTCCAGAAGATGTACCGAAAGATATTTCTGTAACGTATGCATTTGATTCCCCAAGCGAGACGATCATAAAACAAATCACAATTCATGTGATTCCAAGTGAAGCCAACTTGGTTGTAACCTTTGTAGATGAAGTAGGTAACTCATTGCATCTGCCAGTAACATTCAAACGTAATATTGGTTCAAGTGTTGATTTAACAAAAGAACAACAAGTATTGGATGCTATCGCTGATATTCAGAGCAGAAATTATGTTCTTGAAACAAGACCAGATTCTGAGGTCGTACAGGTTGTAACAGGTGGTTCAGAAGTTACTTACCAGTTCAAAGGAATCATCTTTATTGCTTCAGCACCAGATACGATTGAGTTTGGAACCCATACCGTTAAAGCCTCAAAACAACGAATCAATGAACCAGAATCGATGAGTGGTGATTTAGCAATTCAAGATAGTAGAGCAACTCGTAAACCTTGGGTGCTGACAGCGAAGCTTGATACGCCGTTGAATAACGGTAAAGATACTATAGCAGGTGCGTTACGTTATGTATATAAGGGGAAAGAAATTGTCTTGAATGCTGGTGCAGAAGAAGTCGCTGGACATACAAATGCAGATGAGAAACCATATAAAGTCAATAGTACTTGGTCAGCATCTGGGGATGGATTGAAATTACAAACAGATATCGGTGCAGTAAAATCTTCTGGAGATTATACGGCAAGTATTACATGGGAACTGACAGATGCGCCATAA
- a CDS encoding LPXTG cell wall anchor domain-containing protein, producing MRSKNILACALPIFVGIFFLTAPIHSLAAEGGQVGQDAVIEFYTDKSESEPSTSEPPKSSSESPIEKPKGRFPSTGEVVQRSLLLSGSVLIVAVFLFFALKKRKAKEGDEK from the coding sequence GTGAGATCAAAAAATATTTTAGCCTGTGCTCTTCCTATCTTTGTGGGTATCTTCTTTCTGACAGCACCTATTCATAGTTTGGCTGCAGAAGGTGGTCAAGTTGGTCAAGATGCAGTTATTGAGTTTTATACGGACAAATCAGAGTCGGAACCATCAACCTCTGAACCACCAAAAAGCTCAAGTGAATCGCCGATCGAAAAACCGAAAGGTCGATTCCCAAGTACAGGTGAAGTCGTTCAGCGCTCTTTGCTATTGAGTGGAAGTGTTTTGATTGTAGCTGTTTTCTTATTCTTTGCTCTGAAAAAACGCAAAGCGAAGGAGGGAGATGAAAAATGA
- a CDS encoding WxL domain-containing protein, whose amino-acid sequence MKRMTFLFSSFAIFSSLFIGQQARAEAESFGGTGNVQFEASLEPPQVIDPEKPGKPVDPGPSPSTDGYLRIDFVPKFNFGRNKLSEKDQTYPVNAQLFHGETNARGNYIQVTDSRATGDGWTIQVRQETAFTSNTNETLKGAYISLDKAWANSTIDKQYAPSLQTDVIKLDKVGTTYNLATAGKNQGYGTWAIEFGASDENEAGMQSTLTPLKDEAGKPVLDATFENKQIYKNNAVNFFMPGSTTTKPGQYQTVMTWILSELP is encoded by the coding sequence ATGAAAAGAATGACGTTTCTTTTTAGTTCTTTCGCGATCTTCTCATCTCTTTTCATAGGACAACAGGCGAGAGCAGAAGCTGAATCATTTGGTGGAACTGGGAATGTTCAATTTGAGGCATCTTTAGAACCGCCTCAAGTAATAGATCCTGAAAAACCAGGAAAACCTGTAGATCCAGGACCAAGTCCATCAACAGATGGTTACTTGCGAATTGATTTTGTCCCTAAATTTAATTTTGGCCGAAATAAACTTTCTGAAAAAGACCAAACCTATCCCGTTAATGCTCAGCTTTTCCATGGGGAAACCAATGCACGTGGAAACTACATTCAAGTAACTGACAGCCGAGCAACTGGAGATGGTTGGACAATTCAAGTTCGTCAAGAAACAGCATTTACCTCAAATACGAATGAGACGTTGAAAGGTGCATATATTTCATTAGATAAAGCTTGGGCGAATTCCACAATAGATAAACAGTATGCCCCGAGTTTACAAACAGATGTGATCAAGTTAGATAAAGTTGGTACGACCTATAACCTAGCTACTGCAGGTAAAAATCAGGGCTATGGCACATGGGCAATTGAGTTTGGTGCTTCAGACGAAAATGAAGCAGGAATGCAGTCAACACTGACGCCTCTGAAAGACGAAGCGGGAAAACCAGTGTTAGATGCAACCTTTGAAAACAAACAAATATATAAGAACAATGCAGTAAACTTTTTTATGCCTGGTTCAACAACAACTAAACCAGGACAATACCAAACGGTGATGACTTGGATTTTATCCGAGTTACCATAA
- a CDS encoding WxL domain-containing protein, translating into MKTRTLCSAALLTILGASLVAPTAAHAAPDAFTSEGHIEYVEDNSTTPPTDPEDPGKPVDPTDPVKPNPGGGSLTVDALTNLEFMQQKAVTTDQNYFAKQVPVAENGVDKGVRGNFVQVTDKRIDARTPWTLSAKMTKQFTSTTDATKTLAGSTLTFSNPFINGEGTDKNLFPTLGSAASTFTLSKDLDNSVNVMGTKTADEGFGTFTVAFGNTAGFTAPTAPAGKNFGSATAEDSTGTPNASDANKIDNGSVSLFVPGNAIKTKSAYTAEVLWTISTVAID; encoded by the coding sequence ATGAAAACAAGAACATTATGCTCAGCAGCACTACTAACAATTTTAGGAGCAAGCTTAGTCGCTCCAACTGCGGCACATGCAGCACCAGATGCATTTACAAGTGAAGGTCACATCGAGTACGTTGAAGATAATTCAACAACACCACCAACTGACCCGGAAGATCCAGGCAAACCAGTTGATCCAACAGATCCAGTAAAACCTAACCCAGGTGGAGGCTCATTAACTGTTGATGCACTAACAAACCTTGAGTTTATGCAACAAAAAGCCGTAACAACTGATCAAAACTATTTTGCAAAACAAGTTCCAGTAGCAGAAAACGGAGTAGATAAAGGCGTTCGTGGAAACTTTGTACAAGTAACTGACAAACGTATTGACGCGCGTACTCCTTGGACTTTGAGTGCAAAAATGACAAAACAGTTCACTTCTACAACTGATGCAACGAAAACGTTAGCAGGCTCAACATTGACATTCTCAAACCCATTCATCAATGGTGAAGGTACAGATAAAAACCTTTTCCCAACTTTAGGATCAGCTGCAAGTACATTTACTTTATCTAAAGATCTTGACAACTCAGTTAATGTAATGGGAACTAAAACAGCAGATGAAGGCTTTGGTACATTTACAGTTGCTTTTGGTAACACCGCTGGATTTACTGCTCCTACAGCACCAGCAGGTAAAAACTTTGGATCAGCAACTGCAGAAGATTCAACAGGGACACCAAATGCTTCTGATGCAAACAAAATCGATAATGGTTCAGTGAGCTTATTCGTACCAGGTAATGCAATCAAAACTAAATCTGCTTATACAGCAGAAGTATTGTGGACAATTTCTACAGTAGCGATCGACTAA
- a CDS encoding DUF916 and DUF3324 domain-containing protein codes for MKVKTLLILTVFMIIQFLTIGGISTYAKEESKEQTAENSAGATGFTYQVIFPENQNSDSGFFDLRMVPGQKQTVEIALKNPSDKEIKVNAKLTGARTNSNGIIEYGPNKFSADKSMKYEFTDIVKTTESVKIKPKSEENLKLNITMPETEFDGIILGGIQLQRESNDEQAVDNGGTMVINKYAYVIGMRLKETDRELPMDMTFVKAYASSPDFRNTVTIDLGNTQAAVLKDLTVEAQIMGEKSDTVLYESKKNKMRMAPNSILNFQVGMAGEAMKAGNYRAHVIATSGEKRWEWTEKFKITQEEADKFNKEAVGLVQNQGIDWKLIAMIVGGVVVLVAVVFIVIRIVMNKKTKAKKRRKKRKNVQK; via the coding sequence ATGAAAGTAAAAACACTTCTCATACTTACTGTGTTCATGATAATTCAATTCCTAACTATAGGTGGTATTTCTACATATGCAAAAGAGGAATCAAAAGAGCAAACAGCTGAGAATTCGGCTGGAGCAACAGGCTTTACATATCAAGTGATTTTTCCGGAGAATCAAAATTCTGATTCTGGCTTTTTTGATTTAAGGATGGTACCAGGGCAAAAGCAAACGGTTGAAATTGCCTTAAAAAATCCAAGTGACAAAGAAATCAAAGTCAATGCGAAGCTGACTGGTGCACGAACAAATTCTAACGGAATCATTGAATACGGCCCTAATAAGTTTTCTGCTGATAAATCAATGAAATACGAATTTACCGACATCGTCAAAACAACAGAGTCAGTCAAAATAAAACCAAAATCTGAAGAGAATTTGAAGCTGAATATCACAATGCCTGAAACAGAATTTGATGGCATCATATTAGGTGGAATCCAACTGCAAAGAGAGTCCAACGATGAACAGGCAGTCGATAATGGTGGAACCATGGTCATCAATAAATACGCTTATGTGATCGGCATGCGCTTGAAGGAAACTGATCGAGAATTACCTATGGATATGACCTTTGTCAAAGCCTATGCGTCATCACCAGATTTTAGAAATACCGTGACGATTGATTTAGGGAATACACAGGCTGCTGTGCTGAAAGATTTGACCGTAGAAGCACAAATCATGGGTGAAAAAAGCGATACCGTTTTATATGAATCAAAGAAAAATAAAATGCGTATGGCACCAAACTCTATTCTAAATTTCCAAGTAGGAATGGCAGGAGAAGCGATGAAAGCGGGGAATTATCGGGCGCATGTCATTGCTACATCAGGAGAAAAACGTTGGGAATGGACGGAAAAATTCAAAATTACTCAAGAAGAAGCAGATAAATTCAACAAAGAGGCTGTCGGATTGGTTCAAAATCAAGGAATCGATTGGAAATTGATTGCAATGATCGTTGGCGGCGTAGTCGTATTAGTAGCAGTTGTATTTATTGTGATTCGTATCGTGATGAATAAAAAAACAAAAGCGAAGAAACGTCGGAAAAAAAGAAAGAATGTTCAAAAATAA
- the lepB gene encoding signal peptidase I: MNKKSSHKKTSKHRKQQTNGSQNKQKIDKPKKQYPRKKKKKIQPKRKNSRKKNNKKKNKRGRFIKRLFLELISAVILTSVLIWLISIVTFTFVKIDGYAMMPSLAAKETVFVSKLSEKKRFKLVAIKLADRKEIIIRRIVGMPGENIRYDKDRLYINNEAVEEKFIAEEIQQADISGSFYTKDFTSEQLFNENMIPKGKYLILGDNRPYSTDSRFYGLIDEKEIIGVVTMRIFPLHKMTKF; encoded by the coding sequence ATGAACAAAAAATCTTCCCATAAAAAAACATCTAAACACAGAAAGCAACAAACAAATGGATCTCAAAATAAGCAAAAAATAGATAAACCAAAAAAACAATATCCGCGTAAAAAAAAGAAAAAAATACAACCTAAGAGAAAAAACTCTCGTAAAAAAAATAACAAGAAGAAAAATAAAAGAGGCCGGTTTATCAAACGGCTGTTTTTGGAACTGATTTCCGCAGTCATCTTGACAAGTGTTCTGATTTGGCTGATATCGATCGTTACATTTACCTTCGTAAAGATCGACGGTTATGCGATGATGCCTTCTTTAGCAGCTAAAGAAACTGTTTTTGTCAGTAAATTGAGCGAAAAAAAGAGATTCAAGCTAGTAGCTATTAAACTAGCCGATAGAAAAGAGATCATCATTAGACGTATCGTCGGGATGCCTGGTGAAAACATCAGGTATGACAAAGATCGACTGTATATCAATAATGAAGCTGTTGAAGAGAAATTTATTGCTGAAGAGATTCAGCAGGCTGATATAAGCGGGAGTTTCTATACAAAGGATTTTACTTCAGAGCAGTTGTTCAATGAAAATATGATTCCAAAAGGAAAGTACCTTATTTTAGGGGATAACCGCCCCTATTCTACCGACAGTCGTTTTTATGGATTGATCGATGAAAAAGAAATCATCGGAGTTGTGACTATGAGAATTTTCCCTCTTCATAAAATGACTAAATTTTAA
- a CDS encoding helix-turn-helix domain-containing protein, which translates to MNFLLDFIDSYTQNKLEILNTIKDSRKSISFEALAHITGFEQRTIQKYVEDIRYDHKNAEINDISVIVSDDKYVQVTYENYKGYHRFVQYLIATSFSIILLQDLLLGEQLSLVQLSIEYYISDSTIKRRIQEINHHIKDYELRIISRKGMLLIDGPELQIRLFAYILFWNLYKGRTWVFQVVKREWAIAFVDTVFEQSKAIRNLSNVEEIYYTVAINKTRQIRGYPIQFSQRWLQQFFSKEFLASDKPWISDYNLTENEGLYFLLLAQTNAKFYLIKEYEEPIFLFHQTEKTLLYKSVEAFFRKFSEQIEFIDVQMKAELYKYLLSYHLFCMIFHNFSMGINNYTGGKVLVTNHPKLEKKLNRLIDELYMETKISLFQERKFLRERYALIFSMIGQVSKFEPLLLIYIDTDLPFLAEKKIIGQIKRYTEESYNIMFVNENATFSKYEVDLVLTTSYIEGFQDFISPDKIVYISENLKPEDIIRIRDNLEKLLLEKEE; encoded by the coding sequence ATGAACTTCTTACTGGATTTTATCGATAGCTATACTCAAAATAAACTAGAAATTTTGAACACAATAAAAGATAGCCGGAAATCGATCTCTTTTGAAGCATTAGCTCACATAACTGGATTCGAGCAAAGGACGATCCAAAAATATGTTGAAGATATACGCTATGATCATAAAAATGCGGAAATTAATGACATAAGTGTGATAGTTTCTGATGATAAGTATGTACAAGTGACATATGAAAACTATAAGGGGTATCATAGATTTGTTCAGTATCTTATAGCAACTTCATTTTCGATTATTTTATTACAGGATTTGCTGTTAGGTGAGCAACTTTCCTTAGTTCAACTTTCTATTGAATATTATATCAGTGATTCAACGATAAAAAGGAGAATACAAGAGATCAACCACCATATCAAGGATTATGAGCTTAGAATCATTAGTAGAAAAGGGATGTTGTTGATCGATGGTCCAGAGCTACAAATCAGGTTATTTGCGTATATTTTATTTTGGAATCTGTACAAAGGCAGAACTTGGGTATTTCAAGTAGTAAAAAGAGAGTGGGCAATAGCTTTTGTGGATACTGTTTTTGAACAATCTAAAGCTATTCGAAATTTATCGAATGTCGAAGAAATCTACTATACTGTCGCAATCAATAAAACACGTCAAATAAGAGGGTATCCGATCCAATTTTCCCAACGGTGGCTTCAGCAATTTTTTTCCAAAGAATTTTTAGCATCTGATAAGCCCTGGATTAGTGACTACAATCTAACGGAGAACGAAGGTTTATATTTTTTATTATTGGCACAAACGAATGCCAAATTTTACTTGATTAAAGAGTATGAAGAGCCAATCTTTTTATTTCATCAAACGGAGAAGACACTACTCTACAAAAGTGTTGAAGCTTTTTTTCGAAAATTTTCAGAACAAATTGAATTCATTGATGTGCAAATGAAAGCTGAATTGTATAAATATCTTCTATCATACCATTTATTCTGCATGATATTTCATAATTTTTCCATGGGAATCAACAATTACACTGGGGGAAAAGTTTTAGTAACGAATCATCCTAAATTAGAAAAAAAACTTAATAGGCTGATAGATGAACTATACATGGAAACAAAGATCTCATTATTTCAAGAAAGGAAATTTTTGCGAGAGCGTTACGCGCTAATTTTTTCAATGATTGGACAAGTGTCAAAATTTGAGCCGCTTCTCTTGATCTACATCGATACAGATTTGCCATTCTTAGCTGAAAAAAAAATTATTGGGCAAATCAAGCGTTATACTGAAGAATCATATAATATTATGTTTGTAAATGAAAATGCCACTTTTTCAAAATATGAAGTGGATCTTGTTTTAACGACAAGTTATATCGAAGGATTTCAGGATTTCATTTCACCAGATAAGATTGTTTATATCTCAGAAAATTTAAAACCCGAAGATATTATTCGAATTAGAGATAATTTAGAAAAACTGCTTCTAGAAAAAGAAGAATAA
- a CDS encoding DUF4809 family protein translates to MKCATISKTVDLLDGGCNVCGIIENENYTLVLDEQAVPLDELTVNELVTAIVLKEGFKRSYETDVIDDFTLYKKEAQIIRMKEEFDHLTYSNGTEQIETNDYIINKNSLIERVNVILSTIFGLEKINFTL, encoded by the coding sequence ATGAAATGTGCAACAATTTCTAAAACAGTTGATTTATTAGATGGGGGCTGTAATGTTTGCGGAATAATCGAAAATGAGAATTATACCTTGGTCCTAGATGAACAAGCGGTTCCGCTAGATGAACTGACAGTCAATGAGCTTGTCACAGCGATCGTCCTTAAAGAGGGTTTCAAGAGAAGCTATGAAACAGATGTGATCGACGACTTCACCTTATATAAAAAAGAAGCTCAGATAATCAGAATGAAAGAAGAATTCGATCATTTGACCTATTCAAATGGAACGGAACAAATTGAAACGAATGATTACATTATAAATAAAAACAGCCTGATAGAAAGGGTCAATGTTATTCTATCAACTATTTTTGGCTTAGAAAAAATAAATTTTACTCTTTAG